The following are encoded together in the Phocoena sinus isolate mPhoSin1 chromosome 11, mPhoSin1.pri, whole genome shotgun sequence genome:
- the LOC116762795 gene encoding LOW QUALITY PROTEIN: Holliday junction recognition protein-like (The sequence of the model RefSeq protein was modified relative to this genomic sequence to represent the inferred CDS: substituted 1 base at 1 genomic stop codon), producing the protein MEGEVLGEDVLLRKLRDSRHRFQRRMQQLIEKYNQPFEDAPVVQMSTLTYETPQGLRIWGGRLIKERNTGQIQGSMVKMDDRTDGPMRVPAGGHELPLPCTQGEDSISSGTDTTLFQEDVVAGNLMPAVPWSPLKNELRRKYLTQVDILLQDEGCLECASYGEGKDTRVTLVPSLASPARPARGYYGGISEESPGGPFQPTSLPREGDALHSCSAGLALVPRGDGISLXGGTGGSSFSSSPCSEAEDVCNATLSDLYAGMLHSMSCLLGVRPSCVISTKTFIRQNWSPKRRHRCKSRMDRTSCRGGRRSRRNPQERRPPGSEPAKDVAVLRDRENVLDVSGHKMGLKLGRAFFEVNKPQIHAFASYWKELPRTPQKHHSSLTYLDSSAVYHLDQENRFMTLKWLISPVKIGSRPRVPPGEGGNRYREIEIRFDKLHQEYCSNLRKQPCLTYLPGSSAVDMYRGGPASPGSPQGVEAHRPSSPLCRAKAKRLSEAFESLGKGSIREGSCPPKSDSFPSLSKTNSTCSPGRSEQTSDLACQGNDLGGFRKSVSLNKAISVPRVQPPACARDRHDDIKEKFDKLHQKYCQKSLQQTQVPLCTRASPDKASVGVWYQKEDFSGKFHPDSGSQGPPNLSSSPQQSIKSPLGSNTIRAPPSTGVALDASWGHQVPTKRCRLSDPQVCRRWAGPWDFSPVGRAIPRPGEEAGFS; encoded by the coding sequence ATGGAGGGCGAGGTCCTGGGAGAGGACGTGCTGCTGCGGAAGCTCAGGGACAGCCGCCACCGCTTCCAGAGGCGCATGCAGCAGCTGATAGAGAAGTACAACCAGCCCTTCGAGGACGCCCCGGTGGTGCAGATGTCCACGCTGACCTACGAGACGCCCCAGGGATTGCGAATTTGGGGAGGAAgattaataaaggaaagaaatacaggACAAATCCAGGGGTCCATGGTGAAGATGGACGACAGGACAGATGGACCCATGCGAGTCCCAGCTGGAGGTCATGAGCTTCCCTTGCCCTGCACACAAGGTGAGGATTCAATAAGCAGTGGTACTGATACAACTTTATTCCAAGAAGATGTGGTTGCTGGTAACTTGATGCCTGCAGTGCCCTGGAGCCCATTGAAAAATGAGCTAAGGAGGAAGTACTTGACACAAGTGGATATCCTGCTGCAGGATGAAGGGTGTTTGGAGTGTGCCAGTTACGGAGAGGGAAAGGACACCCGTGTGACCCTGGTCCCTTCATTGGCCTCGCCCGCCAGGCCTGCCCGAGGATACTACGGTGGCATCTCTGAAGAGAGCCCCGGTGGCCCATTTCAGCCAACCTCATTGCCCAGAGAGGGTGATGCTTTGCACTCTTGCTCAGCAGGCCTGGCCCTGGTGCCGAGGGGTGATGGCATCTCCTTATAGGGAGGGACCGGTGGCAGCAGCTTCTCAAGCAGCCCATGCTCTGAGGCTGAGGACGTCTGCAATGCAACACTCAGTGATCTGTACGCGGGCATGCTGCACTCCATGAGCTGCCTGCTGGGTGTGAGGCCCTCCTGCGTCATCTCCACCAAGACGTTCATCCGCCAGAACTGGAGCCCCAAGCGGAGGCACAGGTGTAAGAGCAGAATGGACAGAACGAGCTGCAGAGGAGGCAGGCGCTCTCGGAGGAACCCCCAGGAGAGACGTCCACCCGGCTCCGAACCTGCGAAGGACGTGGCAGTGTTAAGAGATCGCGAGAACGTACTCGATGTTTCTGGCCATAAGATGGGTTTAAAATTGGGAAGGGCTTTTTTTGAAGTAAACAAACCCCAGATCCACGCATTCGCTTCATATTGGAAGGAGCTTCCGAGAACGCCTCAGAAGCATCATTCTTCATTGACTTACTTAGACTCCAGTGCAGTGTATCATCTTGATCAGGAAAATAGATTCATGACATTAAAGTGGTTGATTTCTCCTGTAAAAATAGGTTCTAGACCCAGAGTACCGCCGGGCGAGGGAGGGAATCGTTATAGGGAGATCGAAATCAGATTTGACAAGCTTCATCAGGAATATTGCTCGAATCTTAGGAAGCAGCCCTGCCTGACTTACCTTCCCGGCTCCTCGGCTGTGGATATGTACAGAGGTGGTCCAGCAAGCCCTGGTAGCCCCCAGGGCGTAGAAGCCCACAGGCCGAGTAGCCCTCTCTGcagagcaaaagctaagaggttGAGTGAGGCTTTTGAAAGCCTGGGCAAAGGATCTATCAGAGAGGGTAGCTGCCCACCAAAGAGTGATTCCTTCCCTTCACTTTCAAAGACCAACTCCACGTGTAGCCCGGGCCGCTCGGAGCAGACCTCTGACCTTGCTTGTCAAGGAAATGATCTGGGAGGATTTAGGAAGTCAGTATCACTCAACAAAGCCATTTCAGTACCCAGGGTACAACCTCCAGCCTGTGCCAGGGATCGTCACGatgacattaaagaaaaatttgacaaGCTTCATCAAAAGTATTGCCAAAAATCGCTTCAGCAGACGCAGGTGCCTTTATGTACCAGAGCATCTCCAGATAAAGCAAGTGTGGGAGTTTGGTATCAAAAAGAAGACTTCTCAGGAAAATTCCATCCAGACTCTGGCTCCCAGGGTCCCCCAAACTTGTCATCGTCACCCCAGCAGAGCATTAAAAGTCCCCTCGGCTCAAACACAATTAGGGCCCCTCCATCTACAGGTGTTGCTCTCGATGCCAGCTGGGGTCATCAAGTCCCCACAAAACGATGCCGATTATCAGACCCTCAGGTGTGCAGACGGTGGGCTGGACCCTGGGATTTCTCACCTGTGGGCAGAGCTATCCCGAGGCCTGGGGAAGAGGCTGGCTTTTCATAG